A genomic region of Kluyveromyces marxianus DMKU3-1042 DNA, complete genome, chromosome 5 contains the following coding sequences:
- the MRPS17 gene encoding mitochondrial 37S ribosomal protein uS17m, with the protein MARQNFIGMVISQGKMQKTVKVRVETKVFDKRINKELFHRKDYLVHDESEVSREGDIVRIEATRPLSKRKFFSIAEIIRNKGQQFALFHEQAKVNVAKEENEKTREFLERRQAKQGIESTLLKDVRALQKAYAEGNQDSEVVSEIKKRYGIEEFSPESLKQILQLDIVSMEAQVKKQQAKIDQITARLGEYMENESLANEFLKSKGLENPHELKKNIKKNILRKHILEEVNV; encoded by the coding sequence ATGGCACGTCAAAATTTTATTGGGATGGTCATCTCGCAGGGGAAGATGCAGAAGACGGTTAAAGTGCGTGTGGAAACGAAGGTTTTCGACAAGCGTATCAATAAAGAATTGTTCCATAGAAAGGACTACCTTGTGCACGATGAGTCAGAGGTTTCTCGTGAAGGTGATATAGTTCGTATTGAGGCTACAAGGCCGCTTTCGAAGCGGAAGTTCTTCTCTATTGCGGAGATTATCAGGAACAAAGGTCAGCAATTTGCGTTATTCCATGAGCAAGCCAAGGTGAATGTAgccaaggaagaaaatgagaagACCAGGGAGTTTTTGGAGAGAAGACAAGCTAAGCAAGGTATCGAGTCTACGCTTCTTAAGGATGTCCGTGCGTTGCAAAAGGCGTATGCTGAGGGGAACCAGGATTCTGAAGTTGTGAGCGAGATCAAGAAGAGGTATGGGATCGAGGAGTTCAGTCCCGAGTCGCTGAAGCAAATACTACAGCTAGATATTGTGAGCATGGAGGCTCAGGTTAAGAAGCAGCAAGCTAAGATTGATCAGATCACTGCTAGACTTGGTGAGTACATGGAGAACGAGTCTTTGGCCAAcgagtttttgaagtccAAGGGCTTGGAAAATCCGCatgagttgaagaagaatatcaagaagaacatcTTGAGGAAGCATATTCTAGAAGAGGTTAACGTATGA
- a CDS encoding transposon Ty1-H Gag-Pol polyprotein, whose protein sequence is MKFRMLDILSHKLPLLNLPLREGSRYNQVPVSSSSEPPKVDKNLYVTEKDYKSNVKKLQQVVGLLSYVAHRFRFEAIYHVNVLAQYQLYPTEEVMRWANELTQYF, encoded by the coding sequence ATGAAATTCAGAATGCTAGACATACTGTCTCACAAGTTACCGCTTTTGAATTTACCACTGAGAGAAGGCTCCAGGTACAACCAAGTTCCAGTTTCCTCAAGTTCCGAACCACCAAAGGTGGATAAGAATCTTTATGTTACCGAAAAAGATTACAAGTCAAATGTGAAGAAGTTACAACAAGTAGTGGGATTATTATCATATGTTGCGCATAGATTTAGGTTTGAAGCAATATATCATGTCAATGTCTTAGCTCAATATCAATTATATCCTACAGAGGAAGTTATGAGATGGGCAAACGAACTCACACAGTACTTCTGA
- the RBD2 gene encoding putative rhomboid protease RBD2: MNIRNFLVPAGKPFSGLASGLSIFLTFLYLINVFVYPINDHIILKPDSLYTFDLNRISLYPLAHLSIFHLFFNVISIYPMISMFEESHGTLYTGVILNLLAVFSAIPYCIIGSVFFPNVEVGGASGWFFSFLGYFGVKESRIRPSAMVTTNRSFPTIYFPLALLAITAFLVPGSSLPGHSIGLAIGYFMGFKENVVAKLVPSSNILKKIETFADPLINKIPFGIKYYREVEVNRSSEYNSIYIGSESTLPLHSTTQPAQPSQATPFQGNGRVLGA; the protein is encoded by the coding sequence ATGAATATTAGAAACTTTTTGGTACCAGCTGGCAAGCCTTTTTCTGGGTTAGCGTCGGGATTAAGCATCTTTTTAACGTTTCTCTACTTGATCAACGTATTTGTTTACCCAATCAACGACCATATCATTCTAAAACCGGATTCTTTATACACATTTGATTTGAACAGGATCTCGTTGTATCCTTTGGCGCACCTTTCAATATTCcatttgtttttcaatgtTATTTCAATTTATCCCATGATCTCTATGTTTGAGGAGTCTCATGGGACGCTATACACCGGGGTGATACTCAACCTTTTGGCTGTGTTTTCAGCAATTCCATACTGTATCATTGGGTCTGTGTTCTTCCCCAATGTGGAAGTTGGCGGTGCAAGTGGATGGTTCTTTTCGTTCTTGGGATACTTTGGGGTGAAAGAGTCCCGCATTCGTCCATCTGCAATGGTGACTACCAACCGTTCATTCCCAACGATCTACTTCCCATTGGCTCTACTTGCTATAACAGCGTTCTTGGTACCTGGGTCCAGTCTCCCAGGCCATTCAATTGGGCTTGCCATTGGGTACTTCATGGGGTTCAAGGAGAATGTGGTCGCAAAATTGGTCCCATCGAGCAacatattgaaaaagatcGAGACGTTTGCTGACCCATTGATCAACAAGATTCCATTCGGCATTAAGTACTACAGGGAAGTGGAGGTGAACAGAAGCTCGGAGTACAACTCGATCTACATCGGCTCTGAATCCACCCTACCGCTACACAGCACCACACAACCTGCACAACCTTCCCAGGCAACTCCATTCCAAGGCAACGGCAGAGTTCTTGGGGCTTGA
- the SRP68 gene encoding signal recognition particle subunit SRP68, giving the protein MVYSPLGVTYGFRSDLMLESFADYQKYHKKVNHKLQQLRGRLRLISKDTKNYKGQEKLLKVGPEDYQRNRLYGFLMLLLAERDMAYVESLKAGGRSRGFLRSSELKLMRARIKKAIKYCNRLESLAQVEDEDEDKNKWHIRAEIMIYEKLLRTEYELYGKKQVKYADAEKISAHLSLALCGVNFLVESKLLKEDVAEAIKSKYLYIFKEKANAFSSRDQQLRFANAISENSDDALLELLQAHGFTFSVPETESTKSQSRKISWRSYSATIEDGKVFEVYSDLEDLKGSNKLSNLNDKLLKWNKAIDLQKEYMATLEENTENNQILLTYLQYNAMLTSVERDNSLFDSLLAQWDRSANKSFTSRLNKYKEVDHIMKNLKSLLTQLMDLPGVYSDNDLTNQIFLLKTYYETSFASKLLADIYQSKKRYVESLAIHNNGLKLIENAEESLINWDEISLPAVLLSKKKIDSLKEFISTKWRSVIALAEHEKALEVPKKSLKFAPSLVDIIDTNISPKEVSLDNIFSLRPRLLPVPPKAFVYDLAYNYFSFADETPSFSDYSASSTEPATPKHDEPQGEQKRTKKGLFGLFGG; this is encoded by the coding sequence ATGGTATATTCGCCTTTAGGAGTAACGTATGGGTTTAGATCCGACTTAATGTTGGAGTCGTTTGCAGACTACCAGAAATACCATAAGAAGGTGAACCATAAGCTACAGCAATTGAGAGGTCGTTTGAGATTGATTTCCAAAGACACGAAGAACTACAAGGGTCAAGAAAAGCTTTTGAAAGTGGGTCCTGAGGActaccaaagaaacagattATATGGGTTTTTGATGCTATTACTAGCCGAACGAGACATGGCATATGTCGAAAGCCTTAAGGCAGGCGGCAGGAGTCGGGGATTTTTGAGAAGCTCCGAATTAAAGCTAATGCGTGCAAGAATTAAGAAGGCGATCAAATACTGCAATAGACTGGAATCTCTTGCTCAAGTGGAAgacgaagacgaagatAAGAACAAATGGCATATCCGTGCTGAAATTATGATTTATGAGAAGTTATTGAGAACCGAATATGAGCTATATGGTAAGAAGCAAGTGAAATACGCTGATGCGGAAAAGATTTCTGCTCATTTGTCATTGGCCTTGTGCGGTGTCAATTTCCTTGTTGAATCCAAGCTATTGAAGGAAGATGTCGCAGAAGCGATCAAGAGCAAGTACCTCTACATTTTCAAGGAAAAGGCTAATGCTTTCTCGTCCAGGGACCAACAATTACGTTTCGCCAATGCTATCTCTGAAAACTCGGACGATGCCTTGTTAGAGTTGCTCCAGGCGCATGGATTCACATTTTCAGTTCCTGAAACCGAGAGCACCAAGAGTCAAAGCCGTAAGATCTCATGGAGATCGTACTCAGCTACCATCGAGGATGGTAAGGTTTTCGAAGTTTACAGCGATTTGGAAGACCTAAAAGGCTCTAACAAATTATCCAACTTGAATGATAAACTATTGAAATGGAACAAAGCTATAGATTTgcaaaaagaatacatgGCTACCTTGGAAGAAAATACAGAAAACAATCAGATCTTATTGACCTACCTACAGTACAATGCAATGCTCACATCTGTGGAAAGAGACAACTCGCTATTTGACTCACTTTTGGCTCAATGGGACAGGTCCGCCAACAAATCGTTCACAAGCAGATTAAACAAGTACAAGGAAGTTGATCACATTATGAAAAACCTCAAGTCCTTACTAACACAACTAATGGACCTTCCAGGTGTGTATTCGGACAACGATCTAACCAATCAAATCTTTTTACTCAAAACTTATTATGAGACATCCTTCGCTTCTAAGCTGCTTGCTGACATTTACCAatcaaaaaagagataTGTCGAGTCCCTAGCTATCCACAACAACGGACTAAAGTTGATTGAAAACGCAGAAGAATCCTTGATAAATTGGGATGAAATCTCTTTACCAGCCGTGCTTctatccaagaagaagatcgaTTCGTTGAAAGAGTTCATCTCTACTAAATGGAGATCGGTGATTGCCCTAGCCGAACACGAAAAGGCTCTAGAAGTTCCAAAGAAGTCTTTGAAGTTCGCCCCATCACTAGTGGATATCATCGACACCAACATAAGTCCTAAGGAGGTATCATTGGACAACATCTTCTCCCTAAGACCAAGACTATTGCCTGTTCCTCCAAAGGCTTTTGTCTACGATTTGGCCTATAACTACTTCTCTTTTGCTGACGAGACTCCAAGTTTCTCAGACTATTCTGCATCATCTACCGAGCCCGCAACTCCAAAGCATGATGAGCCACAAGGAGAACAGAAACGGACTAAGAAGGGTTTATTCGGTCTCTTTGGAGGTTAG
- the HUT1 gene encoding UDP-galactose transporter HUT1 produces MINDILKPVFAVGGIYCSFLTWALLQEPLNTKVWPNSGCTFQLPCIVALTQACVAMVCGLLYLRQKRPVYTLSSFWKDHYKDMMMISLSQAVAAPLASYSLSYVDFLTYMLAKSCKLLPVLMVHLVIYRTPIPRTKKLVAVIVTLGITIFTLDGKKTGAKKDEESKSVLGFVLLGMSLFLDGLTNAKQDKLFQNAKQKISGAHLMFALNLFLIMWNALYMLLWDRNQLSKGVQMLHADPQIGRYLLAYACCGAVGQCFIFYTLEKYGSLVLVMVTVTRKMVSMLLSIVVYGHSVSVQQWVGILIVFVGVVCEATAKKGKGKQKNVTASKPKAS; encoded by the coding sequence ATGATAAATGATATACTAAAGCCAGtttttgctgttggtggtatttATTGCTCATTTTTGACATGGGCTTTGTTGCAAGAACCGTTGAACACCAAGGTATGGCCAAACTCGGGTTGCACATTCCAATTGCCATGTATCGTGGCATTGACTCAAGCTTGTGTTGCCATGGTATGTGGACTGCTATATCTACGTCAAAAAAGGCCGGTGTATACGTTGTCGAGCTTTTGGAAAGATCATTATAAGgatatgatgatgatttctCTATCACAAGCCGTTGCGGCGCCATTGGCATCGTATTCGCTCAGTTACGTTGATTTTCTCACTTATATGCTTGCAAAATCGTGCAAACTATTGCCCGTTTTGATGGTTCATTTGGTGATATACCGTACGCCTATTCCAAGAACTAAGAAACTTGTAGCGGTAATAGTGACGCTTGGTATTACGATATTCACTTTGGATGGGAAAAAGACAGGCGCTAAGAAAGATGAAGAGTCAAAAAGTGTGTTAGGATTCGTGCTTCTTGGTATGAGTCTTTTCTTGGACGGTTTGACGAATGCAAAGCAGGACAAGTTGTTCCAGAATGCGAAACAAAAGATCAGCGGAGCACATTTGATGTTTGCATTGAACCTATTTTTGATTATGTGGAATGCCTTATATATGCTTTTATGGGATAGAAATCAATTAAGCAAGGGAGTCCAGATGTTGCATGCTGATCCGCAAATCGGCCGCTATCTTTTAGCTTATGCCTGTTGTGGTGCCGTTGGACAGTGTTTTATATTCTATACGCTTGAAAAATACGGGTCATTGGTGTTAGTTATGGTTACTGTGACGAGAAAGATGGTTTCCATGCTACTTTCCATAGTGGTGTATGGGCATAGCGTTTCTGTGCAGCAATGGGTCGGTATTTTGATCGTATTCGTAGGAGTTGTATGCGAGGCAACAGCAAAGAAGGGGAAAGGCAAACAAAAGAATGTCACTGCATCAAAGCCAAAGGCTTCCTAA